The genomic window AAGGTTCATGCCGAAGAATCCATGTTACCTCAGGCACCTATTTTTATTGACGAAGAACCTGTCACCACATCTTATATGATGAGAAGTGGACATATACTTGTCCCTGCTCTCTTTTTCAAGCATACAGGTGCTCTAGTCGATTGGGATCATGAGTATCAATCGGTTGTCTTTCAAGCAAACGGCAAAAAGTTTGCACTACCCGTAGGAAAGAAGTTTACAGATGATTATGACAGTACAACTGGTACATGGAAGAGGGGCTCACTCTCAACAGAAACCGTTCAATTTGATGGTAAGCCTTTCGTCCCGCTAGTTGATGTTTCAAAGAAATTAGGGATGAATGTAAAATATGATCCCGTAATAAACCGGACCTTTATCACAACCAATATATCGCTTAATAAATCCAATTTTATTCAAAAAGCAGATACTTCTGAAAAACTTGTAGCTTTAACCTTTGATGATGGACCCGAAAACCATTATACGCCAATGATTCTAGATATTTTAAAAGAAAAAGGAGTTCCTGCTACTTTTTTTGTCATAGGAGATGAAATTAGCTCTTACCCTGAAATAATGAGGCGAATTGTAAATGAAGGACATTCAATCGGGAATCACACATGGAGCCACCCTGATCTAAGAAAGGGATGGTCTTCAAAAGTAAGAGAAGAAATTCAATCTACACAACAAGAGTTGCAAAGAGTTGTCGGAAGGAAATCGGACTTATTCCGCCCTCCCTATGGGGCCATCACAAAGGCAGATTTAATGGTATTGAATGAAATAGGAATGAGAAACATTCATTGGTCTGTCGATACTTTAGATTGGGGTGGACTGCCAGCAGATGATATCTTAGAAATCGTCCATCAAGATATTTCACCCGGAGGAATTATACTACAGCATAATTTCCAACACGGCCTGCTATTGGACGGTTCTGTGGAAGCACTACCAAGGATTATTGACGACTTGAGGCAACAAGGATATACATTTGTAACGATACAAACTTTATTATCTAGATAAAAAAATAAAACAAACTGCTGTCCAATTAGAACAGCAGTTTGTTTATTTTCTATCTTATTTACTTTGCTAGATTAGTTAACACTGAAAGGTCATTCAATGACATATTAGGATAGTAGGTCGTTAAAATACTGTCATATTCGTACCCTAATGTTGTACCAAGGTAATAAGCACCGTATTGA from Bacillus carboniphilus includes these protein-coding regions:
- a CDS encoding polysaccharide deacetylase family protein, which produces MSKHAIASLKLIFFSSSIISLILSFTLIKVHAEESMLPQAPIFIDEEPVTTSYMMRSGHILVPALFFKHTGALVDWDHEYQSVVFQANGKKFALPVGKKFTDDYDSTTGTWKRGSLSTETVQFDGKPFVPLVDVSKKLGMNVKYDPVINRTFITTNISLNKSNFIQKADTSEKLVALTFDDGPENHYTPMILDILKEKGVPATFFVIGDEISSYPEIMRRIVNEGHSIGNHTWSHPDLRKGWSSKVREEIQSTQQELQRVVGRKSDLFRPPYGAITKADLMVLNEIGMRNIHWSVDTLDWGGLPADDILEIVHQDISPGGIILQHNFQHGLLLDGSVEALPRIIDDLRQQGYTFVTIQTLLSR